The following coding sequences lie in one Arachis ipaensis cultivar K30076 chromosome B05, Araip1.1, whole genome shotgun sequence genomic window:
- the LOC107640773 gene encoding uncharacterized protein LOC107640773, with translation MHEIQNVSRDYINDEEVSQVVAANKRQHGNTQHGNPTSRHNPISKENQRDQPKQTNTNRPPRIGKFSNYTPLTAPITEIYHLIKDRGIIPKARQLKERMGGNKTLYCDYHRGYGHSTQDCFDLKDTLEQAIRDGKLPEFAKIIREPKRAERDRSPEREGRNPRMQKQPPRESPEDDPTIIVNVITGKDVSGKSKSTLKKDIKVLAVRDQAPTTTTDKTITFLPEDAPFVISARIGTGLVRRILVDIGANSNILFRGAFDKLRLRNENLQTYRNGVTGLEDNFLKPDGSITLPLTIGTCNQRKTILSEFVVLKDSTAYNVILRRKMINDFSAIIFTKYLLIKFITEDGSIGTIHGDREVAAECGNTSLALRKKSRDAAGIFLADLDTR, from the coding sequence atgcacgagatccagaacGTTTCCAGAGACTACATAAATGACGAGgaagtcagccaggtcgtcgcCGCCAACAAACGGCAACACGGCAACACCCAACACGGCAATCCGACATCTCGGCATAATCCAATATCCAAAGAAAATCAGAGGGACCAGCCCAAACAAACAAACACAAACCGACCACCCAGGATCGGCAAATTCTCTAATTATACACCCCTAACAGCCccaattaccgagatataccacctGATAAAAGATCGAGGTATTATCCCAaaagcccgacaactcaaagAAAGAATGGGCGGCAACAAAACCCTTTATTGCGATtaccaccgaggttacgggcACAGCACACAAGActgtttcgaccttaaagacaCCCTTGAACAAGCCATAAGAGATGGCAAGCTCCCAGAgtttgccaaaatcatcagagaaccaaaaCGCGCGGAAAGAGACAGGTCACCAGAGAGAGAAGGACGCAACCCGAGAATGCAAAAACAACCCCCCAGGGAAAGTCCAGAAGACGACCCAACCATAATAGTAAACGTTATCACGGGCAAAGACGTGTCAGGCAAGTCAAAATCAACACTAAAAAAGGACATCAAAGTCCTGGCCGTCAGAGACCAAGCTCCAACTACCACTACCGACAAAACAATAACTTTCCTACCCGAGGACGCACCTTTCGTCATCTCGGCAAGAATCGGAACGGGACTAGTCCGAAGAATACTGGTGGACATCGGCGCAAACTCCAACATCCTCTTCCGaggagccttcgacaagctcagGCTCCGCAACGAAAATCTCCAAACATACCGCAACGGCGTCACGGGACTCGAAGACAACTTTCTCAAACCGGACGGTTCCATCACCCTACCCCTCACCATAGGGACATGCAACCAAAGGAAGACAATTCTATCTGAATTCGtggtcctaaaagactccacCGCCTACAACGTCATCCTCAGAAGAAAAATGATCAATGACTTCTCTGCcatcatctttaccaaatacctccttatAAAATTCATAACGGAAGACGGCTCCATCGGGACTATCCACGGAGATCGGGAAGTCGCAGCAGAATGTGGCAACACCAGCCTAGCTTTGCGGAAAAAGTCTCGCGACGCAGCTGGGATATTCCTAGCCGACCTGGACACCCGATAA